The nucleotide window AGTGTACCCATGTCGAATCAGAAGCAGAAGACAGAAATATTAGTATTTTAGGAGGTTAATGGCTGATGGTGAAGCGTGGTGACGTATACTACGCGGACCTTTCCCCCGTGGTCGGAAGCGAGCAAGGGGGAATACGGCCTGTTCTCATCATTCAAAACGACATTGGTAATAGATTCAGCCCAACTGTGATTGTGGCAGCAATAACCGCAAAGATTCAAAAAGCAAAGCTGCCAACACATGTGGAAGCTACTCGTAAAGATGGCTTTGAAAGAGATTCTGTCATTCTTTTAGAACAAATTAGAACAATTGACAAACAACGCCTGACAGATAAGATTACACATTTGGACGAGGAACTAATGGTCAAGGTAAACCAGGCGCTGGAAGTCAGTCTAGGAGTAGTAGAATTCTAAACAACCTAAAAATATAACATAGAATGATGAACGCAGGATAGTAAATAAGTCCGACGTAGAAGAATACCAAATACATAATGAACTAATTAACCACTTTACAAGATTTAAGGGACATCAGAAACCTACAAACAATGCGTATGATTCATCCTTCGCTAAAGTTGTTTCTAATGTCTTTTTTTAAAAAGTAGTTAATCAAATCGCAGAAAAAAAGAGAGATCTTTAAGGTGGAGAAAGGTTGGAAAATAATCAATGTATAAAGATTTTGCAAACTTCATCCGGACGAATAAGGCAGACTTACTAAATAATTGGATGAACGAAATGGAGAAACAATCAGACCAATTAATAAACGATATTGCAAAAGAACCTATGTATGAAGAGACGAGTAAAGAGTTTGTTGATTTGATTGTGTCGAACATAACAGAAAATGGTTCTAAATTTAACGAAAAGTTAGATGATTTTGCAGAAAAAGTGGTCCACTTAGGTTGGCCAATTCATTTTGTCACAACAGGCCTACGTGTTTTCGGGCTTTTAGTATATACAGCTATGAGAGATGAAGATTTATTTTTAAAAAGAGAAGAAAAACCAGAGGATGACGCCTATTATCGCTTTGAAACATGGCTTTCATCCATGTATAACAAAGTGGTAACAGCCTACGCGGATACGTGGGAAAAAACAGTTTCGATTCAAAAAAGTGCTTTACAGGAATTATCGGCACCACTTTTGCCAATATTTGAAAAAATTTCTGTCATGCCACTAATTGGAACGATTGACACAGAAAGAGCTAAGTTAATCATCGAAAACTTACTAATAGGCGTTGTAAAAAATCGGTCAGAAGTGGTATTGATTGATATTACGGGAGTTCCAGTAGTTGATACGATGGTTGCGCATCATATCATTCAAGCATCAGAAGCAGTTAGACTTGTCGGCTGTCAGGCAATGCTAGTAGGTATTAGACCAGAAATAGCGCAAACAATCGTTAATCTAGGAATTGAATTAGATCAAATAATCACGACCAACACAATGAAAAAAGGCATGGAGCGAGCGCTTGCCTTGACGAACAGAGAGATAGTAGAAAAAGAGGGGTGAATACTGTGGGGATACCAATCTTAAAGTTAGGTGAATGTTTATTAATTTCTATCCAGAGTGAATTAGATGATCATACTGCGGTAGAATTCCAAGAAGACTTGTTAGCAAAAATCCATGAAACGTCGGCCAGAGGAGTAGTCATTGATATAACCTCAATCGATTTTATTGATTCATTTATTGCAAAAATTCTTGGAGACGTAGTAAGTATGTCTAAACTAATGGGTGCAAAAGTGGTTGTAACTGGGATACAGCCTGCAGTTGCGATCACCTTAATTGAACTCGGAATTACCTTTAGTGGAGTGCTTTCGGCAATGGATCTTGAAAGTGGCCTGGAAAAACTTAAACAGGAATTGGGGGAATGAACATGACATTCCAATCCTGTGTAAAGATAATTAATGAGTGGGACATTGTGGCTGCAAGGCAACTAGGTAGAAAAATATCCAAAGAAATTGGCTTTGGAACAGTTGACCAAGCAAGAATTACGACAGCCATCAGTGAACTAGCAAGAAATATTTTCCTTTATGCTGGACGAGGAGAAATCTGCATTGAGAAAGTAAGTGAATCAGGAAAGCAAGGTATGATTATTGTTGCTAAAGATAAAGGCCCCGGAATTGTTGATCTTAGAAAAGTCATGCAGGACGGATATACAACATCAGGTGGTCTAGGTGCAGGTCTGCCAGGAGTCAAACGCTTGATGGATAGTTTTGATATTATATCCAGTATTGAAGGGGAATCTAAAGGAACGGTAATCACAACAACGAAATGGGTTCGGTAAGGG belongs to Listeria ivanovii subsp. ivanovii and includes:
- a CDS encoding RsbT co-antagonist protein RsbRA, whose translation is MYKDFANFIRTNKADLLNNWMNEMEKQSDQLINDIAKEPMYEETSKEFVDLIVSNITENGSKFNEKLDDFAEKVVHLGWPIHFVTTGLRVFGLLVYTAMRDEDLFLKREEKPEDDAYYRFETWLSSMYNKVVTAYADTWEKTVSIQKSALQELSAPLLPIFEKISVMPLIGTIDTERAKLIIENLLIGVVKNRSEVVLIDITGVPVVDTMVAHHIIQASEAVRLVGCQAMLVGIRPEIAQTIVNLGIELDQIITTNTMKKGMERALALTNREIVEKEG
- a CDS encoding anti-sigma regulatory factor: MTFQSCVKIINEWDIVAARQLGRKISKEIGFGTVDQARITTAISELARNIFLYAGRGEICIEKVSESGKQGMIIVAKDKGPGIVDLRKVMQDGYTTSGGLGAGLPGVKRLMDSFDIISSIEGESKGTVITTTKWVR
- a CDS encoding type II toxin-antitoxin system PemK/MazF family toxin produces the protein MMVKRGDVYYADLSPVVGSEQGGIRPVLIIQNDIGNRFSPTVIVAAITAKIQKAKLPTHVEATRKDGFERDSVILLEQIRTIDKQRLTDKITHLDEELMVKVNQALEVSLGVVEF
- a CDS encoding STAS domain-containing protein; this translates as MGIPILKLGECLLISIQSELDDHTAVEFQEDLLAKIHETSARGVVIDITSIDFIDSFIAKILGDVVSMSKLMGAKVVVTGIQPAVAITLIELGITFSGVLSAMDLESGLEKLKQELGE